Proteins encoded together in one Miscanthus floridulus cultivar M001 chromosome 16, ASM1932011v1, whole genome shotgun sequence window:
- the LOC136511909 gene encoding strigolactone esterase D14-like, giving the protein MNARVLGNDGGETVVLAHGYGGTRFVWDDVVPALAARFRVVVFDWSFSGAAAAGGGGERYCSSYYALADELVALMDELGVRRAAFVGHSMAGMIGCIASVARRDLFSHLVLVGASPRYINEDGYEGGFERGDVDAMFAAVDADFAAWAPRFAEAVVGADHPGPVAMFAKQLGAMRPDAALGVLRAVLTSDLRGVLPDVVARCTIVHCTHDAVAPLAVARYMQRALAGCGGGGGADTVVIESSGHFPQLTAPKEFVRVLEAILLDN; this is encoded by the exons ATGAACGCGAGGGTGTTGGGCAACGACGGCGGGGAGACGGTGGTGCTGGCGCACGGGTACGGCGGCACCCGGTTCGTCTGGGACGACGTCGTCCCGGCGCTGGCGGCGAGGTTCCGCGTCGTCGTCTTCGACTGGAGCTTCTCCGGCGCTGCCGCCGCTGGCGGTGGTGGCGAGCGGTACTGCTCCTCGTACTACGCGCTCGCGGACGAGCTCGTGGCGCTCATGGACGAGCTGGGGGTGCGCCGGGCGGCGTTCGTCGGGCACTCCATGGCCGGCATGATTGGTTGCATTGCGTCCGTCGCGCGCCGGGACCTGTTCAGCCACCTCGTGCTCGTCGGAGCGTCGCCAAG GTACATCAACGAGGATGGCTACGAGGGCGGGTTCGAGCGCGGGGACGTGGACGCGATGTTCGCCGCCGTCGACGCGGACTTCGCGGCGTGGGCGCCGCGCTTCGCCGAGGCCGTCGTCGGGGCGGACCACCCGGGCCCCGTCGCCATGTTCGCCAAGCAGCTCGGGGCGATGCGCCCGGACGCCGCGCTCGGCGTCCTGCGCGCCGTGCTCACATCCGACCTCCGAGGCGTGCTCCCAGACGTCGTGGCGCGCTGCACCATCGTGCACTGCACCCACGACGCCGTGGCGCCGCTCGCCGTCGCGCGGTACATGCAGCGCGCGCTGGcagggtgcggcggcggcggcggggcggacaCGGTGGTGATCGAGTCCTCCGGCCACTTCCCTCAGCTCACCGCGCCTAAGGAGTTCGTCAGGGTTCTAGAGGCCATCCTGCTCGACAACTGA
- the LOC136513426 gene encoding UDP-glycosyltransferase 75C1-like, whose product MAAKQQQQQHHHHFLIVTYPAQGHVTPARHLARRLASACPGARVTICAPLSAFRKMFPAAAAAVTVTGEECGDGDEKVTYAAYSDGYDGGFDVAVDSYARYMEQARTAGSRSLAGVLRRLRDDGRPVTCAVYTLLLPWVSGVARDHGVAATAVFWIQPATALAAYYHYFRGHRDAVVAAAASGDPYAEVRLPGLPPLRVRDLPSFLAVTSDDDPFAFVLPEFRELVDAIERDDDGSSSSKPKPPTYVLANTCDAMEPDALASLRPHVDVFAVGPVLSFLHEADDAGRRAPSPSPPRDVFDHDKSGYLGWLDTKPAKSVVYISFGSSSVMSKEQAAEITDAMALVKRPFLWVLRKDNCKGHEDDDAAIKKAAAAAAVDADNGGMVVAWCDQARVLSHPSVACFVTHCGWNSTLESAACGVPTVSVPQYSDQGTAAWLVAERMGAGVRAAARGADGGVVEAAELARCVEAAAASEAVAARAAAWRGTARAAVADGGSSHRDLTEFLMQIARGHGRSD is encoded by the coding sequence ATGGCcgcgaagcagcagcagcagcagcaccaccaccacttcCTGATCGTCACGTACCCGGCGCAGGGGCACGTCACCCCGGCGCGTCACCTCGCGCGCCGCCTGGCCAGCGCGTGCCCCGGCGCGCGCGTCACCATCTGCGCCCCCCTCTCGGCGTTCCGGAAGATGttcccggccgccgccgccgctgtgacTGTGACGGGGGAGGAGTGTGGCGACGGCGATGAGAAGGTCACGTATGCGGCCTACTCGGACGGCTACGACGGCGGGTTCGACGTCGCCGTGGACAGCTACGCGCGGTACATGGAGCAGGCAAGAACGGCGGGGTCACGCTCGCTGGCCGGTGTGCTCCGCCGCCTCCGCGACGACGGGCGCCCCGTCACGTGCGCCGTGTACACGCTGCTCCTGCCGTGGGTGTCGGGCGTCGCCCGGGACCACGGCGTGGCTGCGACGGCCGTGTTCTGGATCCAGCCGGCCACGGCCCTCGCCGCGTACTACCACTACTTCCGCGGCCACCGGGACGCCGTCGTTGCCGCCGCGGCGTCCGGGGACCCGTACGCCGAGGTGCGGCTCCCGGGCCTCCCGCCGCTCCGCGTCCGCGACCTGCCGTCGTTCCTCGCCGTCACCTCCGACGACGACCCGTTCGCGTTCGTGCTCCCGGAGTTCCGCGAGCTCGTCGACGCGATCGAACGCGACGACGACGGCTCCTCGTCCTCGAAGCCGAAGCCCCCGACGTACGTGCTCGCCAACACCTGCGACGCCATGGAGCCCGACGCGCTCGCGTCGCTGAGGCCACACgtggacgtcttcgccgtcgggCCCGTGCTGTCTTTCCTGCACGAGGCGGATGACGCCGGCAGGCGCGCCCCGTCTCCGTCTCCTCCTCGTGACGTCTTCGACCACGACAAGAGCGGGTACCTCGGCTGGCTGGACACGAAGCCGGCCAAGTCGGTGGTGTACATCTCCTTCGGCAGCTCGTCGGTGATGAGCAAGGAGCAGGCCGCGGAGATCACCGACGCCATGGCCCTGGTGAAGAGACCGTTCCTCTGGGTCCTGAGGAAGGACAACTGCAAGGGCCACGAAGACGACGACGCGGCGATCAAGAaagccgcggcggcggcagcggtggaTGCGGACAACGGCGGGATGGTGGTTGCGTGGTGCGACCAGGCGCGCGTGCTGTCGCACCCGTCGGTGGCGTGCTTCGTAACGCACTGCGGGTGGAACTCGACGCTGGAGAGCGCGGCGTGCGGCGTGCCCACCGTGTCGGTGCCGCAGTACTCGGACCAGGGCACGGCCGCGTGGCTCGTCGCGGAGCGGATGGGCGCGGGCGTCCgcgcggcggcgcgcggcgcggacGGCGGCGTCGTGGAGGCCGCGGAGCTGGCGCGGTGCGTGGAGGCCGCCGCGGCgtcggaggcggtggcggcgcgcgcCGCGGCGTGGAGGGGGACGGCGAGGGCCGCCGTCGCCGACGGCGGGAGCTCGCACCGGGACCTGACGGAGTTCCTGATGCAGATCGCCCGCGGTCACGGGCGCAGCGACTGA